Proteins encoded together in one Candidatus Nitrosocaldus cavascurensis window:
- a CDS encoding metal ABC transporter permease, which produces MSELNTLLQPFQYEFFIRGIIVAILVGGVNGLLGVYVVLRGMSYIGHGLSHAVFGGAVVSHMLNINIYIGALLWGLISSIAINRVSRSGKIRADAAIGVISTTGFAIGVFLISSSRSFTRNFEALLFGNILSITYLDMIVIAVVSTVVVVFFLLFNKIMLFTIFDRETAKVYGVRTDAVDFVFSILLAIVVIATMNAIGVTLLAAAIVAPAISARLLTNNFIKMLILSTVIGAITAFVGMYLSFLFDSASGATIVLFSASVFGIVILYRVYHKHLHRRVMHKHMHKWDPHEHNS; this is translated from the coding sequence ATGAGCGAACTCAACACACTACTCCAACCATTTCAGTACGAGTTCTTCATTAGGGGTATTATAGTTGCTATACTTGTAGGAGGAGTAAATGGTCTACTAGGCGTGTATGTAGTGCTGAGGGGTATGAGTTACATAGGACATGGACTCTCCCATGCAGTCTTTGGTGGTGCTGTAGTAAGCCATATGCTTAATATCAATATCTACATTGGTGCACTACTATGGGGGTTAATCTCAAGTATTGCTATAAATAGAGTTAGTAGAAGTGGTAAGATTAGGGCAGATGCAGCTATAGGTGTTATAAGCACAACAGGATTTGCAATAGGTGTATTCCTAATAAGTAGCAGTAGGAGCTTCACAAGGAACTTTGAGGCACTACTCTTTGGTAATATTCTCAGCATAACCTATCTTGATATGATTGTAATAGCAGTAGTCTCTACCGTAGTAGTTGTATTCTTCCTACTATTTAACAAGATTATGTTATTTACAATATTTGATAGAGAGACTGCAAAGGTATATGGAGTAAGGACAGATGCTGTAGACTTTGTATTCTCTATACTCCTTGCTATAGTTGTAATAGCAACAATGAATGCAATAGGTGTTACACTACTTGCAGCAGCAATAGTTGCTCCTGCCATCTCTGCTAGACTATTAACAAATAACTTCATCAAGATGCTAATTCTATCTACAGTAATTGGTGCTATAACAGCATTTGTAGGTATGTATCTAAGCTTCCTCTTTGATTCTGCTTCTGGCGCAACTATAGTACTGTTTAGTGCTAGCGTATTTGGAATAGTAATTCTATACAGAGTCTATCATAAACACTTGCACAGAAGGGTAATGCATAAACACATGCATAAATGGGATCCTCATGAACATAATAGTTAG
- a CDS encoding metal ABC transporter ATP-binding protein: MGRDDSRVVAVSIKDITYGYTHAPVLERINLDVNRGEVVGLLGPNGSGKSTLLKIIAGLIKPWSGSIEFGDGIGNRPVIGYMPQVDGIDLDFPITVEEVVALGLWNRSRGVMPWHTSRNVREKVYNVLEDLGMSSKAKSQIGELSGGEQKRVFLARAIVHDPELLLLDEPTTGADPSTRDDILMMLYELNRKTKVTIILSTHDIIGVAMNLPRVVCLNKSIMADGYAKDILTKDNLLRVYGLIDSIK, from the coding sequence ATGGGTAGAGATGATAGTAGGGTGGTAGCAGTAAGCATAAAGGATATCACTTATGGCTATACCCATGCACCAGTACTTGAGAGGATAAATCTGGATGTGAATAGAGGAGAGGTAGTAGGTCTGTTAGGCCCCAATGGTTCTGGCAAGAGTACATTACTCAAGATCATAGCAGGACTCATCAAGCCATGGTCTGGTTCAATAGAGTTTGGCGATGGAATAGGTAATAGACCTGTTATAGGCTATATGCCACAGGTAGATGGTATAGACTTGGACTTTCCTATAACTGTGGAGGAGGTTGTAGCACTAGGTCTATGGAATAGATCTAGAGGAGTGATGCCATGGCATACTAGCAGGAATGTTAGAGAGAAGGTGTATAATGTACTTGAAGATCTTGGTATGAGTAGTAAGGCGAAGAGTCAGATAGGGGAACTCTCTGGAGGAGAGCAGAAGAGGGTCTTCCTTGCAAGAGCAATAGTGCATGATCCAGAGTTACTGCTATTGGATGAGCCAACAACAGGTGCAGATCCAAGCACTAGAGATGATATACTAATGATGCTTTATGAACTGAATAGAAAGACAAAGGTAACCATAATACTCAGTACGCATGATATAATTGGTGTTGCAATGAACCTTCCAAGAGTAGTATGCCTTAATAAGAGTATAATGGCAGATGGATATGCTAAGGATATACTTACAAAGGATAACCTGCTAAGAGTTTATGGTCTGATAGATTCTATTAAGTAG
- a CDS encoding signal peptidase I, translating to MPSKNLNRAVKDVIIIVIGVASVWLALRVAFATDNPFYVVSSESMVPTLQVYDVIVVRNGSTFEEVKPGDIIVFQSPSTHDRVIVHRVVKVEHSSEKVITTKGDNNPISIPGIDYPITKKEYIGKVVFVVPKLGLVSKVLSPPVNYIVIGIILAVIFLSKLRDTRESMRKEGEEKKEGDGDSSKLSDVRLDGSATETSNRNGNTQVDSSSTSNHHAREPINDTSTSKGSSDEVRRRDDEH from the coding sequence TTGCCAAGCAAGAACCTGAATAGAGCAGTGAAGGATGTGATTATAATAGTTATTGGGGTAGCATCTGTATGGCTTGCTCTTAGGGTAGCCTTTGCTACAGATAACCCGTTCTATGTAGTCTCTAGCGAGAGTATGGTGCCTACACTTCAGGTGTATGATGTTATAGTGGTAAGGAATGGCTCAACGTTTGAGGAGGTCAAGCCTGGAGATATAATAGTATTCCAAAGCCCATCTACACATGACAGGGTTATAGTGCATAGGGTTGTTAAGGTAGAGCACTCAAGTGAGAAGGTTATAACAACAAAGGGTGATAACAACCCCATCTCTATACCTGGGATAGACTATCCTATAACAAAGAAGGAGTACATAGGTAAGGTTGTCTTCGTTGTACCCAAACTGGGGTTGGTTAGCAAAGTGCTTAGCCCTCCAGTAAACTACATAGTTATAGGGATAATACTTGCTGTTATATTCTTGAGTAAGCTTAGGGATACTAGGGAGAGTATGAGGAAGGAGGGGGAGGAGAAGAAGGAGGGAGATGGAGATTCTAGCAAGTTAAGCGATGTAAGGTTAGATGGAAGTGCTACTGAGACTAGCAATAGAAATGGTAATACTCAAGTAGATAGTAGTAGCACTTCTAACCATCATGCTAGAGAGCCCATCAACGATACCTCTACTAGCAAAGGTTCAAGTGATGAGGTTAGGAGGAGGGATGATGAGCATTAG
- a CDS encoding ferritin-like domain-containing protein codes for MGRKGREIVGSRIDEIVDDLKVAYCNELMAFHYYWYTSLYMQGIGSLTIAGKFKDSAMEELNHAGMIAERLNQLAAMAPTSPADWANMSIFGNVDPSKYTTLRDAIEKALEMEGLAIVHYNELIKKVKDVDYATYDILQDILVEEVKEEQDLEDILARLELREVEEREEGKEIIEQF; via the coding sequence ATGGGAAGGAAGGGAAGAGAGATAGTAGGCTCTAGGATAGATGAGATAGTTGATGATTTGAAGGTTGCATACTGCAACGAACTCATGGCATTCCATTACTACTGGTATACATCACTATACATGCAAGGCATAGGCTCTCTAACTATAGCAGGGAAGTTCAAGGACTCTGCTATGGAGGAGTTGAATCACGCAGGTATGATAGCTGAGAGGCTCAACCAACTTGCTGCAATGGCCCCAACCTCGCCAGCAGATTGGGCTAACATGAGTATATTTGGTAATGTTGATCCAAGCAAGTATACAACGCTTAGAGATGCTATAGAGAAGGCATTAGAGATGGAGGGTCTTGCTATAGTGCATTACAATGAATTGATAAAGAAGGTTAAGGATGTTGATTATGCTACATACGATATACTTCAAGATATACTAGTGGAGGAGGTTAAAGAGGAGCAGGATCTAGAGGATATACTTGCTAGACTAGAGTTAAGGGAAGTTGAAGAGAGGGAAGAAGGTAAGGAGATAATAGAGCAGTTTTAG
- a CDS encoding TenA family transcriptional regulator, with protein sequence MGREMVKRIDVEMERMSLLKHPFYRLWSEGKLSMEALKGYALEYFYLVQNVPRMVENIMQHYASTEYAGEIDVNLREEREHVALWIRFVKALGISEADLYAYNASSKTKDAVHKLLELTSTPSGVAAMYAYEAELPKISSTKLEGLIKYYNMSSDDATEYHKVHSIVDVRHADVWRRMIADMPEHNHDALHASAVESMAAQNMLLDAVYERYIGREC encoded by the coding sequence ATGGGTAGAGAGATGGTTAAGAGGATAGACGTTGAGATGGAGAGGATGAGCCTCTTGAAGCACCCATTCTATAGACTATGGTCTGAAGGCAAGTTAAGCATGGAAGCACTTAAGGGGTATGCGCTGGAGTACTTTTACCTTGTGCAAAATGTGCCAAGGATGGTTGAGAATATAATGCAGCACTATGCTAGCACAGAGTATGCTGGGGAGATAGATGTTAACCTTAGGGAGGAGAGGGAGCATGTTGCACTATGGATAAGGTTTGTCAAGGCGCTTGGGATAAGCGAGGCAGATCTTTACGCATACAATGCTAGCAGCAAGACAAAGGATGCAGTACATAAACTTCTAGAACTAACATCTACTCCTTCAGGGGTAGCAGCAATGTATGCATATGAAGCAGAACTACCAAAGATAAGCAGTACAAAGCTTGAGGGGCTGATCAAGTACTACAATATGAGCAGTGATGATGCTACTGAGTACCATAAGGTGCATAGCATAGTTGATGTTAGGCATGCAGATGTTTGGAGGAGGATGATAGCAGATATGCCTGAGCATAACCATGATGCACTTCATGCTAGTGCTGTAGAGTCCATGGCTGCACAGAACATGTTGCTGGATGCTGTGTATGAGAGGTATATAGGCAGAGAGTGCTGA
- a CDS encoding TATA-box-binding protein, whose protein sequence is MPQTKPIISIENVVASATVNQTINLNHITQLFPDVEYHPDQFPGLVFRLKAPKTATLIFSSGKMVCTGSKSEEQAIKAVKTVVAKLRKAGIEIDNEPIIEIQNIVASASLGGKIHLEQAARVLPRSMYEPEQFPGLIHRMLDPKTVILLFASGKLVCTGAKKEEEVYRAVNNLHIVLEEKGLMMYR, encoded by the coding sequence ATGCCCCAAACAAAACCCATAATAAGTATAGAGAATGTGGTTGCATCTGCAACTGTGAACCAGACCATAAACCTTAACCATATAACACAACTCTTCCCAGATGTTGAGTACCATCCAGACCAGTTCCCAGGCTTGGTCTTCAGGCTCAAGGCACCAAAGACAGCAACTCTGATATTCAGTTCTGGTAAGATGGTGTGTACTGGTTCAAAGTCTGAGGAGCAGGCTATAAAGGCTGTGAAGACTGTAGTAGCAAAGCTCAGGAAGGCTGGTATAGAGATAGATAATGAGCCTATAATAGAGATACAGAATATAGTTGCATCTGCAAGCCTGGGAGGAAAGATACATCTGGAGCAGGCTGCTAGGGTACTCCCAAGGAGCATGTATGAGCCAGAGCAGTTCCCAGGCTTGATACACAGGATGCTAGACCCAAAGACAGTTATCCTGCTATTTGCATCTGGCAAGTTGGTATGCACTGGAGCAAAGAAGGAGGAGGAGGTCTATAGAGCAGTCAATAACCTACACATAGTGTTGGAGGAGAAGGGACTGATGATGTATAGATAG
- the nikR gene encoding nickel-responsive transcriptional regulator NikR — translation MRNSSNSKSGVVRISISLPSDLLASFERVSKKAGFTDRSKAIQTAMRAFISENEWLSGNESGKGAGLIELLYDPHTRNIEKALTLIQHNYNHIVTASTHMHLDDDNCLEAILVRGDARSIKRLVKELVEKKGIKSIKVNFVKVI, via the coding sequence GTGAGGAATAGTAGTAATAGCAAGAGTGGTGTAGTAAGGATCAGCATATCCCTCCCATCTGATCTACTGGCTAGTTTCGAGAGAGTTAGCAAGAAGGCTGGCTTTACTGATAGATCGAAGGCTATACAGACAGCTATGAGGGCATTCATATCAGAGAATGAATGGCTCTCTGGAAATGAGTCTGGCAAGGGTGCTGGCTTGATAGAGCTCCTATACGATCCACATACTAGAAATATTGAGAAGGCTCTAACCCTTATACAACACAACTATAATCACATAGTTACCGCTAGCACGCATATGCACCTTGATGATGATAACTGCCTTGAGGCTATACTAGTAAGAGGAGATGCTAGGAGCATAAAGAGGCTTGTCAAGGAATTGGTAGAGAAGAAGGGAATAAAGAGCATAAAGGTGAACTTTGTTAAAGTAATATAA
- a CDS encoding ribonuclease HI family protein, whose protein sequence is MMSYGLASVSIYLYVDGASKGNPGDAAIGLVIKDCNGNVLRKYKEYIGVATNNMAEYIALKKGLEIAAEYGNDITVMMDSRLLVKQMRKEYKVKKAHLREMVKQIDDIIARNNLNVSYIHIPREENADADRLANDAIIEYYNRA, encoded by the coding sequence ATGATGAGTTATGGACTTGCTAGTGTGAGCATATACCTGTATGTTGATGGTGCAAGCAAGGGTAACCCTGGGGATGCTGCAATAGGACTTGTAATAAAGGATTGTAATGGTAATGTATTGAGGAAGTACAAGGAGTATATAGGTGTAGCAACCAATAACATGGCAGAGTATATAGCATTGAAGAAAGGGTTAGAGATTGCAGCAGAGTATGGTAATGATATAACAGTGATGATGGATAGTAGATTGCTTGTTAAGCAGATGCGCAAGGAGTATAAGGTAAAGAAGGCTCATCTACGAGAGATGGTAAAGCAGATAGATGATATCATAGCAAGGAATAACCTCAACGTAAGTTATATACACATACCGAGGGAAGAGAATGCAGATGCGGATAGACTTGCAAACGATGCAATCATCGAGTATTATAATAGAGCATAA
- a CDS encoding metal ABC transporter substrate-binding protein, with amino-acid sequence MGIPDGGRTISDDGNNKLVIITSVAPITNIVKNVVCEKVDLIGIVPEGVDSHTFEPTPSDAIRIRSADLVIINGLNLEVSFERIVDAAKEDNPRIQLLKLADNTISHEEWIFDFSFPKEKGDPNPHLWLNVAYVIRYVELIRDKLIELDPDNASYYAKNAEQYIARLRMLDEGIMRAVQSIPVENRKLLTYHDSWAYFAKRYGMKVIGAVQPSDFGEPTPQEVARIIEQIREENVPAIFASEVFPSKVVEQIAREANVKIVETLADDVLPGRVGEQEHTYIGMMLENMRSIVVPLGGNVDALHGIDPRDVCNG; translated from the coding sequence ATGGGTATTCCTGATGGTGGGAGAACCATCTCTGATGATGGGAATAATAAACTTGTTATTATTACATCTGTAGCTCCTATAACTAATATAGTTAAGAATGTTGTATGTGAGAAAGTAGATCTGATAGGGATCGTTCCAGAAGGTGTAGATTCACACACATTTGAACCTACTCCTTCAGATGCTATAAGGATAAGGAGTGCAGATCTGGTAATCATAAATGGTCTTAACCTAGAGGTATCATTTGAGAGGATAGTAGATGCAGCGAAAGAAGATAATCCAAGGATACAGTTACTCAAACTTGCTGATAACACTATAAGTCATGAAGAATGGATATTCGACTTTTCATTCCCTAAAGAGAAGGGAGATCCAAACCCACATCTCTGGCTTAATGTTGCATATGTCATAAGGTACGTTGAACTAATAAGGGATAAACTAATAGAGTTGGATCCAGATAATGCATCATACTATGCTAAGAATGCAGAGCAGTATATAGCAAGGCTAAGGATGCTAGATGAAGGTATAATGAGGGCAGTGCAAAGCATCCCTGTAGAGAATAGAAAGTTACTAACATATCATGACTCATGGGCATACTTTGCTAAGCGTTATGGGATGAAGGTTATAGGAGCAGTACAGCCATCAGACTTTGGCGAACCTACTCCTCAAGAGGTTGCAAGGATAATAGAGCAGATAAGGGAAGAGAATGTTCCAGCGATATTTGCATCAGAGGTATTCCCAAGCAAGGTAGTAGAGCAGATAGCAAGAGAGGCAAATGTTAAGATAGTTGAGACTCTAGCAGATGATGTACTCCCAGGTAGAGTAGGAGAGCAAGAGCATACATACATTGGTATGATGCTTGAGAATATGCGTAGCATAGTAGTACCATTGGGCGGTAATGTTGATGCACTACATGGTATAGATCCAAGAGATGTTTGCAATGGTTGA
- a CDS encoding methyltransferase: MSDYEKVVDTILGRWKSQILYAGVKLGIFESLDRTPKHYSEIARQLNLDASLLYRLLRALASLGFLNEEGDKKFTITSMGELVRKDHPETLRGVVLLEEGPEHYAIWKHLSDMIRDGRQDGFVREFGLRIFDYMSQNPAYRDAFNYAMDSYSARTTKMVLEALKGYDFTRIKSLCDIGGGHGHLICSILREHPHLQGIVLELESTINNKELLWAEKMGVADRCIYIAGDMFKEVPRSDVYVMKMILHDWNDEECVAILSNIHKASPLGGRILIAEHVVPGHETPHFSKLFDIHMMCALTGRERTEKEYAALLERAGLQYLQTHYPPSKTIGVVEGIKC, encoded by the coding sequence ATGTCAGACTACGAAAAGGTTGTCGATACTATACTAGGCAGATGGAAGAGTCAAATCCTGTACGCTGGCGTAAAGCTTGGAATCTTTGAATCGCTAGACAGAACTCCAAAGCATTACTCTGAAATAGCTCGGCAATTGAACCTCGATGCTTCATTGCTTTATCGACTTTTGCGTGCTCTTGCTTCACTAGGATTTCTGAATGAAGAGGGCGACAAGAAATTTACTATCACATCCATGGGAGAACTTGTTCGAAAGGATCACCCAGAGACTCTAAGGGGAGTTGTCTTACTGGAAGAAGGTCCTGAGCACTATGCAATCTGGAAGCATCTATCTGATATGATAAGAGATGGTAGGCAGGATGGTTTTGTGCGCGAGTTTGGCCTCAGGATTTTCGACTATATGTCACAGAACCCTGCGTACAGGGATGCGTTCAATTATGCTATGGACAGCTACTCTGCCAGAACTACAAAGATGGTGCTTGAAGCCCTGAAGGGCTACGACTTTACTAGGATCAAGAGTCTGTGCGATATTGGCGGTGGGCACGGACACCTAATCTGCAGCATCCTCCGTGAACATCCGCACTTGCAGGGCATTGTGCTGGAGCTTGAATCCACAATTAACAACAAGGAGCTGCTATGGGCTGAAAAGATGGGTGTGGCAGACCGGTGCATCTATATAGCAGGTGATATGTTTAAGGAAGTTCCACGCTCGGACGTATACGTCATGAAAATGATCTTGCATGACTGGAACGACGAAGAATGTGTTGCGATTCTGTCAAACATCCATAAGGCATCCCCTCTAGGTGGACGAATTCTTATAGCCGAGCATGTAGTGCCTGGCCATGAAACTCCCCATTTCTCAAAGCTGTTTGATATACATATGATGTGCGCCCTTACTGGGAGGGAGAGGACAGAAAAAGAATATGCAGCATTGCTGGAAAGAGCGGGGCTGCAATACTTGCAGACACACTACCCTCCATCGAAGACGATAGGGGTGGTTGAGGGAATCAAGTGTTAA
- a CDS encoding site-2 protease family protein, whose protein sequence is MEYSESEHGHVDDRIPLLVSSLFNVRSYYIREDKAYEFHVDAKDTLKHDFVRLVHELDGYGYHAMLSKAEDESTSADVGAVSDLILLVIPKTQPTRRFKPWMPVVLFIATVAVVLYDGLLRSNGLAGLVYGPWQMAVLYTLSLMGILGIHELGHMLASKAHRIKATWPFFIPGIPGFFVPTFGAVIFSRAPMTNRDVLFDIGVSGPIAGLIVTIAVSFYGAMLSPLIDESQARAMMANAQLIPLQPSILMELAFELTGKSVPGYIPVLSPVAFAAWIGFLITFLNLLPAWQLDGGHIARATLGYKWQRRLTFVSVVILAALGYIFMAMFIMFMSARTQDVRPLDDVSPLSKGRRILFVIAMVLAVLCAPIPSWV, encoded by the coding sequence GTGGAGTACTCAGAGAGCGAGCATGGGCATGTGGATGATAGGATACCCCTGCTAGTATCAAGTCTATTCAATGTTAGGAGTTACTATATACGTGAGGATAAGGCTTATGAGTTCCACGTTGATGCAAAGGATACGCTCAAGCATGACTTTGTAAGGCTTGTGCATGAGCTTGATGGGTATGGATACCATGCTATGCTAAGCAAGGCTGAAGATGAATCTACTAGCGCTGATGTTGGTGCTGTAAGTGATCTAATCCTTCTAGTCATACCAAAGACACAACCTACTAGGAGGTTCAAGCCATGGATGCCTGTAGTGCTATTCATAGCAACTGTTGCCGTTGTGCTCTACGATGGGTTGCTTAGATCTAATGGTCTTGCAGGGCTAGTGTATGGACCATGGCAGATGGCTGTGCTCTATACACTATCGCTCATGGGGATACTTGGCATACATGAACTTGGGCATATGCTGGCATCGAAGGCTCATAGGATAAAGGCTACATGGCCATTCTTCATCCCAGGCATACCAGGGTTCTTCGTGCCTACATTTGGTGCTGTTATATTCTCCAGAGCACCAATGACAAACAGGGATGTGCTCTTCGATATAGGTGTATCAGGTCCAATAGCAGGGCTTATCGTTACAATAGCTGTCTCATTCTATGGTGCAATGCTAAGCCCATTGATAGATGAGTCTCAGGCTAGAGCGATGATGGCAAATGCACAACTCATCCCATTGCAGCCCAGCATACTCATGGAACTTGCATTTGAGTTGACAGGCAAGTCTGTGCCAGGATATATCCCAGTACTCTCCCCTGTTGCATTTGCTGCTTGGATAGGGTTCCTAATAACATTCCTTAACCTGCTTCCAGCATGGCAGTTGGATGGTGGGCATATAGCAAGGGCAACCCTAGGCTATAAGTGGCAGAGGAGGCTTACATTCGTTAGCGTTGTTATACTTGCTGCTCTAGGCTACATATTCATGGCTATGTTCATAATGTTCATGAGTGCTAGAACGCAGGATGTTAGACCATTGGATGATGTCTCTCCTCTCTCTAAGGGTAGAAGGATACTATTCGTAATAGCGATGGTTCTTGCTGTACTATGTGCACCAATACCATCATGGGTATGA
- the pyrE gene encoding orotate phosphoribosyltransferase, with protein MKSELAEFLLKSNAIRFGIFKLASGKESTYYIDLRVLPSFPAYFRMAIDAMRDVIEQGIGTASIDYICSIPSAGIAYASALAYTLEKGLIYVRKEAKDHGTSKLLEGYLKHGSKVLILDDVATTGSSLAHAVDVVRSNGGVVEHALVLIDRLEGAGELLASKGVRLMSIASIEEVVDLLYEADLLDEDMVRIIKAQIGSR; from the coding sequence ATGAAGAGCGAACTTGCAGAGTTCCTACTCAAGTCAAATGCTATAAGGTTTGGTATCTTCAAGCTTGCTAGTGGGAAGGAGAGTACATACTACATAGACCTTAGGGTACTTCCAAGCTTCCCTGCATACTTTAGGATGGCTATAGATGCTATGAGGGATGTTATAGAACAAGGAATAGGCACTGCTTCTATAGATTACATATGCTCCATACCATCTGCAGGGATTGCATATGCATCTGCTCTAGCATACACCCTTGAGAAGGGTCTGATATATGTGAGGAAGGAGGCTAAGGATCATGGTACATCTAAACTTCTTGAGGGCTACCTCAAACATGGCTCAAAGGTACTTATCCTGGATGATGTTGCTACCACTGGCTCATCCCTTGCACATGCTGTGGATGTTGTAAGGAGCAATGGTGGTGTTGTTGAGCATGCTCTAGTGCTTATAGATAGGCTTGAGGGTGCTGGAGAGTTACTTGCAAGTAAGGGTGTAAGGTTGATGAGCATAGCAAGCATAGAGGAGGTAGTGGATCTACTCTATGAAGCAGATCTTCTTGATGAAGATATGGTAAGGATAATAAAGGCACAGATAGGGAGCAGATAA